One Ictalurus furcatus strain D&B chromosome 25, Billie_1.0, whole genome shotgun sequence DNA window includes the following coding sequences:
- the si:dkey-5n18.1 gene encoding complement C1q-like protein 3 — protein MAELRSSLITVFILTFRSFEGATQPGSCRIVCDPFQGQSSTHEVGANGLVIPLSSSGQGPMGPAGPPGKAGPPGLPGPKGQGSLAKGPLAFYVALKEDFGKDDILKFSTVMTNLGGRYDSLTGTFTCNLAGVYHFSYHIVKNGLSLRADLVLNDHKIVASAVAVDALHTDTASNSAVLQLRDGDRVYVRLNKSDSTLKDTQNLFSTFSGHLLYEI, from the exons ATGGCTGAGCTCAGGTCATCACTGATAACAGTATTCATACTCACTTTTAGGAGCTTTGAAGGGGCGACCCAGCCTGGATCCTGCAGGATTGTGTGTGACCCTTTCCAAGGCCAGAGCAGCACACATGAGGTGGGTGCTAATGGCCTGGTCATACCCCTCTCTTCTTCTGGACAGGGTCCTATGGGTCCTGCAGGGCCACCAGGAAAAGCAGGACCTCCTGGACTGCCTGGACCTAAAGGACAGGGATCTCTTGCAAAGGGACCACTGGCCTTTTACGTAGCACTGAAGGAAGACTTCGGGAAAGACGACATTCTGAAGTTTAGTACGGTGATGACAAATCTGGGTGGACGCTATGATTCCTTGACTGGAACTTTCACATGCAATTTAGCTGGCGTGTACCACTTCAGTTACCACATAGTGAAGAATGGACTCAGCCTCAGAGCCGACCTGGTGCTTAATGACCACAAG attGTGGCGAGTGCAGTGGCAGTAGACGCTCTCCACACTGACACGGCCAGTAACAGTGCAGTGTTGCAATTGAGAGATGGCGATCGGGTGTATGTCCGCCTGAACAAGAGCGACAGCACACTTAAGGACACGCAGAACCTATTCAGCACCTTTTCTGGCCATTTGCTGTACGAGATCTGA